From the Drosophila sechellia strain sech25 chromosome X, ASM438219v1, whole genome shotgun sequence genome, the window CTACACCAAGTTGGTCTCACGGCCATAAGAAGGCCTGCCATTttaagcttggaggctagggactTGCATAGCCACAAAAGACGCCTCAGAAGACAATACACCACGACAGGAGATCCTAGCATTTACCAGCAATATTCACACTCCGACGCTCAGACACGCCTATACCTTACCGCATGAAGTAATGATGCAACTAAAGGTTTTGTAGCCAAAAAAAACCCTGGTTACTATGGCATAGACAACCGAACTGCGAAATTTCTATACGGCTTGCtcttgggaaaatatttaacgCTATGCTAAGATTAGATAATTTTTCCAGGCAATGAAAACGTGCGCGCATTGTAATGATCCCCAAAGCTGGAAAGTCACCAAACAGATCGACTCATATCGCCCGATATCCTGCTACCAACTTTCTCCAAAGTTTTTGAGAGAATTTTGCTTACCGCTTGATGGAACTGGCCGGAGGTAGGTAACACATCCACAAGAACTAGCTTTGAACAGTCGGCGTATTTTTggacgtgaagcaagcgtttgataaggtgtggcatgaaggTCTGCTATATAATGAAAGATCCTCCGCTGATCGCCTTCGATGTTGCTGTACGAAACTGTCGGTCAGCCTGAACACATTCATGCAGGGGTTCCACAGGGAGTGTGCTTGGACCCTTCCCGTAtacctgtacactgctgacatgccaactCCCGTCAACGACACCGATGAAGCCTCCcctgctcagctgctcctgacCACCTACACTGATGAACCGCATGCTTGCGTCGCACTCATCTTTCAATTCAGCCCAATGCAgttcaggaatggctgcatgcaatcGAGCGATGGACTGGTAAATGGGACAAATCCATTACATCATATGGCATATGGCAGTTAAGGCTCCCTTAATAAAGCCATACTAGGTCCACACTGACCTACGCATCCAAGTATGGAGTGTGCCTCCGGGACTCAGCTCAATGGGCTTGGAGTAATACAATCGCGAGCGGCACGACATGCATCTGGGCTACCCTGGTATGTGAGCAACGAGTCATCGAAAAGGACTTAAAGTTGTCCCACTGGGAGCCAAATAAACTTCCACAGCAGCGATATGCTGACAGACTTAGCGCCACCGACACGTTGGCGAATCTTGTCGACCTATTTCCCTTACACGTAAGATAGCATAATCTCTCACGGTACAATTGtatacattataattaagAGAGGCGTGTTGGCGAGGTGTGTTGCTGTCGGCAGTTGGAGTCTGCGGTTGGAGTTGGTGTCTTAAGCGGTGTCGCCGTAGGCGAGTTTGTGCCGACAGAGAGTTGCACACTTTCACGGCCACGTTGAGACGGGCGATCTTCTTGGATCTGCCGTGGGCGTGGAATTCCTGGTTGTCCACCGTGATTCCCAGATGCTGCATGCCGGTGGTATTGTCGCCAGATGACCGTAGTCCGAGTAGCTGAGTCCGGGCGCATCTGCAGGGGAATTGATTACTGACAGTGATATAGTGAGGTGGGCTGGCTACAATGCAAAGAATGGTCGCGGGTGCATGGTCTCCCAGCCAGAGGGTAGCTCCGTACGCACTGGCGGCTTCTTTGGTTCCTTCGGCGCGGCGGGAACTGGAGTTCCGGCATCCCCTCCGGCCTGCTGGGCAGCATTGGCGAAGGGTGCATCTCGGGTACGACATAGCCCTCGCGTCCCATCCGTGAACAGCTTGTAGATGGCAAACGAAGCCAGATTCAACATGGGCAGATCATCATCCGGTGATCGGCCTCATCCTCGTTAGTGTCTATTGGCTCCGCACCTATCTCCACCTGGTGGAATAGGGGAGGCTTAGGCGTCATCttcgcaattataaaatcgcGCCAAGCCTTCTCGCAGGCCGCGTTTCTTGGCTGTCATCTTTGAGGTACCCTTGCCCACGTACTGAGTCGAGTTCACAGTGACAACGGCCGTGAATCCCCCGTCGGTATTGATGTCGATGGTGAAATGCTGATGGTCACGCCCTTAACCTCGTTGAGGGCCATCAGAGCGTTTTTGGGGAGCATGGACTTGCGCAGCTGGCGATTCCGTCGCAGCTTCTTGTCCGAGTGCGTTCTACGATCGAGTTAAAGACATATATGTTATTGTAAAATGTTAAGTAATTTCCAGTCTGTCCTTTCATAAGACTCTAGtgattcgtgtgtgtgtgcgataaaAGTCTGGGAAACTGTTCACCAAAGAATTCCACGCTTACCAGACGACTTCTTCCGCTTTTGGaagatctttttaaatgggatCTTGCCCCGATGCCGCTGGCACTGGTATTGTCCTCTATAATGTCGACGGACGGTTCATCGTCGACAGAGATCGGCTCCTCCTTGATGATAACTGGCAAGGCCAGCTTCGAGGCGATGGCGTCCGCATCCGGATTTTGCTGTTGGACGGACGAGTTCGGCACTTGGAACGGGGACAGGAGTCGATGGCTGCTGAACAGCCACCGGAGTGGCCGGTGTCGGATATGAAGCCACCGGAGgagactgctgctcctggacatTGGCGGCCTGCAACGGCATTTGGATCAAAGGCTTGACGGTGGCATTGGGATTCTGCGTTTGCGAAGAGTTAACCGATTAGTTAGCAAGGCAACGGGCTGGGTCAGTGGGTCGACAGAAAGCGACTCGCTGGCAACGGAAACCAATTAAGTCGTCAGTTACCCGGAAGCGTCAGGGTGGTCGGCTGGTCAACTTAAAACCATAGTTCAGGAAATAGCCTGGCCATTCCTGCGACCCAAGTGCCCGAAACGAAGCTCTGCACCAGCGGAGCCACCTGCCCAGCGACTGTGGATCTAGGGTAGGGTAACAATTCCCTCATTCATTTTAAGGGGTTAAAAACACCAAAGTccgattaacaaataaatgcagtcTTATGGTGAGTTAATTTTTCGCTAATGTATTCTGTTGCAGCGAGGTTCGAAAAAtcaaattctaattctaatacaattctctccgatatgcaaaaaaaggtaatttttaatgactaGTGCTCCATAAGTTACACAattctaaaataagttaaattttttctttctattttagtAAGAAACAAATCAAACACGAATTCATTTTGGACTTGGAATAGTATAGTTATGGGGATCCTTCGGTCATCGGCTGAGCTCATGGTCGCCGGCTCGTTTCGGGCACTTTCGGTGGAGTGAATGGGATTGCTATCTGACgcaaaactaataattttaGTTACAATTTGGGTGAATCCATTTTCAGTAGCCATAAAAGTTGCGATAACCGCAAGTCCAGCGTGAAACTATCGCAGTGCTAGCCATCTCTGGTCGATCGAAAGCACGAACGGGTGGATGGTGGGATACAAATGCAATGGAAGAGGGAAAGCTGGGGTGGGCTGGAGGTGCATTGTGGATGCTGTGGAATTCGGACAACGATCTGCAGTGCAGACTCTGCACTTTCGATTAACCCGCTTTTAGTGGCTATTGCAAATGAGTTCACAATTGTAATGAATACACACACTTTCACTTTGTGCGCtgcaaattatagaaataaaatcgaaaactttGTTATTTCACAATCAAATATGGATGAGTCCAACAAtggtttttcttttgtgaTCTATTTTCACTAGGGACACACTCTTCAAGGGAGTTTAAACTCACACTCCTGCacacacttggaaaaaatgcagattctTACGTAAATGCCCAAAGACAATGACTGGTTGTTTGCCGTGAGTGGACGAAGTTTTCC encodes:
- the LOC116802086 gene encoding uncharacterized protein LOC116802086 → MLNLASFAIYKLFTDGTRGLCRTRDAPFANAAQQAGGDAGTPVPAAPKEPKKPPVRTELPSGWETMHPRPFFALCARTQLLGLRSSGDNTTGMQHLGITVDNQEFHAHGRSKKIARLNVAVKQHTSPTRLS
- the LOC116802312 gene encoding uncharacterized protein LOC116802312, which encodes MSRSSSLLRWLHIRHRPLRWLFSSHRLLSPFQVPNSSVQQQNPDADAIASKLALPVIIKEEPISVDDEPSVDIIEDNTSASGIGARSHLKRSSKSGRSRLNALGQEAATESPAAQVHAPQKRSDGPQRG